From Meiothermus sp., a single genomic window includes:
- a CDS encoding DegT/DnrJ/EryC1/StrS aminotransferase family protein, with the protein MLKEPFSTVPFAPWPHFEPDEIEAAVRVLQSGKVNYWTGQEGRLFEREFAAYVDTKHAIALHNGTVALELALYAMGVGEGDEVITTPRTFIASASAAVMRGARPIMAEVDRDSGLITAETIERVITPRTKAIIVVHLAGWPADMDSIMALAQKHNLWVIEDCAQAHGAKYKGRSVGSIGHAGAWSFCQDKILTTGGEGGMLTLNDDELWNKAWSFKDHGKSYDAVYNRQHPPGFRWLHEDFGTNWRMLEVQAAIGRVILRKLDRWIEQRRANAHYLSERFRRIPALRVPEVPAEVYHAYYKYYVYVRPERLKPGWSRDRIMQTISHMGIPCMSGSCSEIYLEKAFTRRGWQPAERLPVARELGETSLMFLVHPTLGPEHMQATADAVEQVMEEASI; encoded by the coding sequence ATGCTAAAAGAACCTTTCAGCACCGTACCTTTTGCTCCCTGGCCCCACTTTGAGCCCGACGAGATCGAAGCGGCCGTGCGGGTACTGCAGTCCGGCAAGGTAAACTACTGGACCGGCCAGGAAGGGCGCCTGTTCGAGCGAGAGTTTGCCGCCTATGTGGACACCAAACACGCCATCGCCCTGCACAACGGCACGGTGGCGCTCGAGCTGGCTTTGTATGCCATGGGGGTGGGGGAAGGCGACGAGGTGATCACCACCCCGCGCACCTTCATTGCCTCGGCCAGTGCAGCGGTGATGCGGGGTGCCCGGCCCATCATGGCCGAGGTAGATCGCGACAGCGGCCTGATTACCGCCGAGACCATCGAACGGGTCATTACCCCCCGCACCAAGGCCATCATCGTGGTGCACCTGGCGGGCTGGCCGGCAGACATGGACAGCATCATGGCACTGGCCCAGAAGCACAACCTGTGGGTGATCGAAGACTGCGCCCAAGCCCACGGGGCTAAGTACAAGGGCCGGAGCGTGGGCTCCATCGGCCATGCGGGGGCCTGGTCTTTTTGCCAGGACAAAATCCTGACCACCGGCGGCGAGGGGGGCATGCTCACCCTCAACGACGACGAGCTGTGGAACAAAGCCTGGAGCTTCAAAGACCACGGCAAAAGCTACGATGCGGTCTACAACCGCCAGCACCCGCCGGGCTTCCGCTGGCTGCACGAAGACTTTGGCACCAACTGGCGGATGCTCGAGGTGCAGGCGGCCATCGGCCGGGTTATCTTGCGCAAGCTGGATCGCTGGATCGAGCAGCGCCGCGCCAACGCCCACTACCTGAGCGAACGCTTCCGCCGGATTCCGGCCCTGCGCGTGCCCGAGGTGCCCGCCGAGGTGTACCACGCCTACTACAAGTACTACGTGTATGTGCGCCCCGAACGGCTCAAGCCCGGCTGGAGCCGCGACCGCATCATGCAGACCATCAGCCATATGGGCATCCCCTGCATGAGCGGTAGCTGCAGTGAAATCTACCTGGAGAAAGCCTTTACCCGCCGCGGCTGGCAGCCCGCCGAGCGGCTACCGGTAGCCAGGGAGCTGGGTGAAACCTCGCTGATGTTCCTGGTACACCCCACCCTGGGCCCAGAGCATATGCAGGCCACCGCCGACGCAGTAGAGCAGGTCATGGAAGAAGCCTCGATTTGA
- a CDS encoding Ig-like domain-containing protein, translated as MTYRWLLLLLTALFLAACGPAGGPTINSIEVTPPSASKQVGQTQQFTAVAKDASGNTISGVTFTWTSSNPSVATVNSSGLATAVAAGTATITASAQGKSGNATLTVTNPAPPPIETIEVSPPSASKQVGQTQQFTAVAKDASGNTISGVTFTWSSSDTAIATVDSSGLATAVAAGTATITASAQGKSGNATLTVTSPPTFMVGGTVRFLNGSGLVLAIGSQTKAISQNGSFDFDTPLPDGTYTVSVQTQPTNPAQTCSVVNPNVTVSGANVTNLQVDCSPYTKWLASTGTDQGTAITVDAGGNVIVAGLSRELLGELGQLNSRFPDVVVAKYDPNGTRLWVKQFTVGDPNTTPNVESTAKGVATDASGNIYVVGSAFVSSANAFKGFVLKLGPNGNRINSIKLDEATASANGLNAVAVSGTSLYLGGYTAGTVPSGTNAGGEDAALYKYDTDLTFQWAQQLGSAGNDRITALGVDAAGDVYVAGFANGALPSKAAVGQTDAFAAKYSAAGTQQWLEQFGTPFGDSANALVVSGSSVYVAGYVTGDFVAGTYNGGTDLFLVKFGSTGSETWRRQFSPTDPAQINPYGMAADASGNVYIVGDVNTSIDGSETHQGGKDVFVLQYLADGTKGWNRQVGSLQDEIALAVALSGSDLYITGHTAGAFDGYTNQGGPDDIFVLKYNTSGTKQ; from the coding sequence ATGACCTATCGCTGGCTTCTACTACTCTTAACCGCCCTGTTTTTGGCTGCGTGTGGGCCTGCCGGTGGACCCACCATAAACTCCATCGAGGTCACCCCCCCTTCGGCCAGCAAACAGGTGGGCCAGACCCAGCAGTTCACCGCCGTGGCCAAGGACGCCAGCGGCAACACCATCTCCGGCGTAACCTTTACCTGGACCTCGAGCAACCCCAGCGTAGCCACCGTCAATAGCAGCGGCCTGGCCACCGCGGTTGCCGCCGGCACTGCCACCATCACCGCCAGCGCCCAGGGCAAGAGCGGCAACGCCACCCTCACCGTGACCAACCCCGCACCCCCACCCATCGAAACCATCGAGGTAAGCCCCCCTTCGGCCAGCAAACAGGTGGGCCAGACCCAGCAGTTCACCGCCGTGGCCAAGGACGCCAGCGGCAACACCATCTCCGGCGTAACCTTTACCTGGAGCTCGAGCGACACCGCCATTGCAACCGTGGATAGCAGCGGCCTGGCCACCGCGGTTGCCGCCGGCACTGCCACCATCACCGCCAGCGCCCAGGGCAAGAGCGGCAACGCCACCCTCACCGTGACTTCCCCCCCCACCTTCATGGTCGGCGGTACGGTGCGCTTCCTGAACGGCAGCGGTCTGGTGCTGGCCATCGGTAGCCAGACCAAGGCCATCAGCCAAAACGGCAGCTTCGACTTCGATACCCCGCTCCCAGACGGCACCTACACCGTAAGCGTGCAAACCCAGCCCACGAACCCGGCCCAGACCTGTAGCGTGGTCAACCCCAACGTGACCGTCTCCGGGGCCAACGTAACCAACCTCCAGGTAGACTGCTCGCCCTACACCAAGTGGCTGGCCTCCACCGGCACCGACCAGGGCACCGCCATCACCGTGGACGCCGGCGGCAATGTGATTGTGGCGGGCCTCTCGCGCGAGCTATTAGGCGAGCTGGGCCAGCTTAACAGCCGCTTCCCCGATGTGGTGGTGGCCAAGTACGACCCCAACGGCACCCGGCTGTGGGTTAAGCAGTTCACCGTGGGCGACCCCAACACCACCCCCAACGTGGAGTCCACGGCCAAAGGGGTCGCCACCGATGCCAGCGGCAACATCTACGTGGTGGGTAGCGCCTTTGTATCGAGCGCCAACGCCTTCAAAGGCTTTGTGCTCAAGCTCGGGCCCAATGGCAACCGGATTAACTCGATCAAGCTCGACGAGGCTACCGCTTCCGCCAACGGCCTGAACGCGGTGGCAGTGAGCGGCACCAGCCTGTACCTGGGCGGTTACACCGCTGGCACCGTGCCCAGCGGAACCAACGCCGGGGGCGAGGACGCCGCGCTGTACAAATACGACACCGACCTCACCTTCCAGTGGGCCCAGCAGCTCGGCTCCGCCGGCAACGACCGGATTACCGCCCTGGGTGTGGATGCGGCGGGCGATGTCTATGTCGCCGGCTTTGCCAACGGGGCCCTGCCCAGCAAGGCGGCTGTGGGTCAAACAGACGCCTTTGCGGCCAAGTACAGCGCTGCGGGCACCCAGCAGTGGCTCGAGCAGTTCGGTACGCCTTTCGGCGACTCCGCCAACGCCCTGGTGGTGTCGGGCTCGAGCGTGTACGTAGCGGGCTACGTAACCGGAGACTTCGTGGCCGGCACCTACAACGGCGGCACCGACCTCTTCCTCGTCAAGTTCGGCAGCACCGGCAGCGAGACCTGGCGCCGGCAGTTCAGCCCCACCGACCCGGCCCAGATCAACCCCTACGGCATGGCCGCCGACGCCAGCGGCAACGTGTACATCGTGGGAGATGTAAACACCTCCATCGACGGCAGCGAAACCCATCAGGGCGGCAAAGATGTGTTCGTGCTGCAGTATCTGGCCGACGGCACCAAGGGCTGGAATAGGCAAGTAGGCAGCCTGCAAGACGAAATTGCCCTGGCCGTTGCCCTTAGCGGCAGCGACCTCTACATCACCGGCCACACCGCCGGAGCCTTCGACGGCTACACCAACCAAGGTGGCCCGGACGACATCTTCGTGCTGAAGTACAACACCAGCGGCACAAAGCAATAG
- a CDS encoding glycosyltransferase, whose amino-acid sequence MRLLFLSPDFPSAVNPSACIFVQTQALELKRLGAEVEIHAPTPAVLPGMARLKPAWRAYTQIPPHYEVEGVRVARPRYLAFPGENLWGWPHHFKALSLWANPGHHYDLIHAHFAHPEGTLGLWLKRRWHKPLVITLHGDDANTYPQQSPHYRHYFEQALNQADLILAVSEAIRQRTQPLTKRPIVTHRVGLRLPPLEQKPDKAALRAELGLPPDKFVLLFVGTLWKYKGVLELAEALRRLDDAEVLAVFIGEGPLRESLASTSRTGIRCLGQQPNPLVRAHMAAADAFILPSYREGLPTVVVEAGAAGLPVIASMEGGTPELINPQTGFPLEAISPEAILKALAQLRNHPAEAIARARRLQAHVYQHYDATQNARTLLGYYQRLIEGQTPVVAQISDATGLLPGQNPTHPKREP is encoded by the coding sequence ATGCGTCTGCTGTTCCTAAGCCCTGATTTTCCCTCTGCGGTGAACCCCTCGGCCTGCATCTTCGTGCAGACCCAGGCCCTCGAGCTAAAGCGGCTGGGGGCAGAGGTCGAGATACACGCCCCTACGCCAGCAGTGCTGCCCGGCATGGCCCGGCTCAAACCGGCCTGGCGCGCCTACACCCAGATTCCCCCCCACTACGAAGTAGAAGGGGTACGGGTAGCCCGCCCGCGCTACCTAGCCTTTCCGGGCGAAAACTTATGGGGCTGGCCTCACCACTTCAAGGCCCTCTCGCTCTGGGCCAACCCCGGGCACCACTACGATCTGATTCACGCCCACTTCGCCCACCCCGAGGGCACCCTGGGACTTTGGCTAAAGCGCCGCTGGCATAAGCCACTGGTCATCACCTTACACGGCGACGATGCCAACACCTATCCCCAACAAAGCCCTCACTACCGGCACTACTTCGAGCAAGCCCTGAACCAGGCCGACCTAATTCTGGCGGTGAGCGAGGCCATTCGCCAGCGCACCCAGCCCCTTACCAAGCGTCCGATCGTCACCCATCGGGTGGGTCTGCGGCTCCCCCCGCTCGAGCAAAAGCCCGACAAAGCCGCACTACGCGCCGAGCTAGGCCTGCCCCCGGACAAGTTTGTGTTGTTGTTCGTGGGGACGCTCTGGAAGTACAAGGGCGTTTTGGAGCTGGCCGAGGCCCTGCGCCGGCTCGACGATGCCGAGGTGCTGGCGGTGTTTATCGGCGAAGGGCCGCTGCGCGAAAGCCTGGCGAGCACCTCGCGCACCGGCATCCGCTGCTTGGGCCAGCAGCCCAACCCGCTGGTACGGGCCCACATGGCCGCCGCCGACGCTTTTATCCTGCCGTCCTACCGCGAGGGCTTGCCCACCGTGGTCGTCGAGGCCGGCGCAGCGGGCCTGCCGGTAATTGCCAGCATGGAAGGGGGCACACCCGAGTTGATCAACCCCCAGACCGGCTTCCCCCTCGAGGCCATCAGCCCCGAGGCCATCCTGAAGGCCCTGGCCCAGCTCCGCAACCACCCCGCCGAAGCCATAGCTCGTGCCCGGCGGCTACAGGCCCACGTCTACCAGCACTACGACGCTACCCAGAACGCCCGCACCCTGCTGGGCTACTACCAACGCCTGATCGAAGGACAAACCCCGGTCGTAGCGCAGATATCCGATGCTACCGGTTTGTTGCCCGGCCAAAACCCTACCCATCCCAAGAGGGAACCCTAG
- a CDS encoding O-antigen ligase — protein MRSVASVTAAMLFPMWAWLAFPQILLYLYAFTLPLEGVFAVEGVFTLSKGLLGLFLLALVFQIRRPKIAWFPALVLTWRQIPRLRISILAVALLFWACLSYFWSVEPSATWDKLQALAQQLLGALAIAFFIMARPKTLQPLLLAYSLGAIIAAVQGISNYLRNPLSRTTFTGAADAADFAAMVMLGALMAVGLWLAAKSPWMRVYSILCFVVCTVAVVLSGTRSAWVAILVTLALVILPRLGWQRLLSLGLTLGLVGLALFQLPAVNQFLTTRVTSAAEDGGAGRTAIWTVGWQLAQESPLIGHGLGSFTVLFGLGPAAMSNLESIDTYYITDGRGAHNIYLELVTEVGLVGLGLFLAWMWVLLRVSLRQSVHPDLILILKACLLAYLIQGAFLGILERKYLWLTIALLHGLAMMVRGIHYASAVPKP, from the coding sequence ATGAGGTCGGTAGCGTCGGTAACGGCAGCCATGCTCTTCCCTATGTGGGCGTGGCTGGCCTTCCCCCAAATTCTGCTGTATCTCTATGCCTTTACCCTTCCCCTCGAGGGCGTGTTTGCCGTAGAGGGGGTGTTCACCTTGTCCAAAGGGCTGCTGGGGCTATTTTTGCTTGCCCTGGTTTTCCAGATCAGGCGGCCCAAAATTGCCTGGTTTCCGGCTTTGGTGCTCACCTGGCGGCAAATTCCCCGGCTGCGCATCTCGATTCTGGCCGTGGCGCTGTTGTTCTGGGCCTGCCTGAGCTACTTCTGGTCGGTAGAGCCTTCGGCTACCTGGGACAAACTACAGGCCCTGGCGCAGCAACTGCTGGGCGCTTTGGCCATCGCCTTTTTCATCATGGCCCGGCCCAAGACCTTGCAACCCCTGCTGCTGGCCTACTCGCTAGGAGCCATCATCGCGGCGGTGCAGGGCATCTCCAACTACCTGCGCAACCCTCTGAGCCGCACGACCTTTACCGGGGCCGCCGATGCCGCCGACTTTGCCGCCATGGTGATGCTGGGCGCCTTGATGGCCGTGGGTCTGTGGCTAGCGGCCAAAAGCCCCTGGATGCGCGTTTACAGCATCCTGTGTTTTGTGGTGTGCACGGTGGCGGTGGTACTCTCCGGCACCCGCAGCGCCTGGGTGGCCATTCTGGTTACGCTGGCCCTGGTGATTCTGCCGCGCCTGGGCTGGCAAAGGCTGCTCTCGTTGGGCCTGACGCTGGGGCTGGTGGGGCTGGCGCTGTTTCAGTTGCCCGCGGTCAATCAGTTCCTGACGACCCGCGTCACCTCGGCGGCGGAGGACGGCGGGGCCGGTCGCACCGCCATCTGGACCGTCGGCTGGCAGCTAGCGCAGGAAAGCCCCCTCATCGGGCATGGCCTGGGCAGCTTTACGGTGTTGTTTGGACTGGGGCCCGCGGCCATGTCCAACCTCGAGTCCATCGACACCTACTACATCACCGATGGCCGGGGCGCCCACAACATCTACCTCGAGCTCGTCACCGAGGTGGGCCTGGTGGGGCTGGGCCTCTTTCTGGCCTGGATGTGGGTCTTGCTACGGGTGAGCCTGCGACAGTCGGTTCACCCTGACCTGATTCTTATCCTCAAGGCCTGTCTACTGGCCTACCTAATCCAAGGGGCCTTTTTAGGCATTCTAGAACGCAAATACCTGTGGCTGACCATCGCGCTGCTGCACGGTCTGGCCATGATGGTTCGAGGTATCCACTATGCGTCTGCTGTTCCTAAGCCCTGA
- a CDS encoding lipopolysaccharide biosynthesis protein, producing MTRIKGFFAQTSFMGSAALLASSTVLGQGLVLLVQPLLTRIYQPADFGWWALYGSILSMAAVVINLRYEQAIQLPKEEPEARRLLVLAGGVGLVLSALIGLAFWLFRGIFSAWLGFSIPGWFAALVGVGLACIALMQAGSMWALRLAQFGVLAQTKFQQGLWQALAQVGLGLVLKGPGGLLLGDVLGRLGGVQALWRLWPRSLEGISWPALFQVARRYRSFLFFGTSAALLTAASFHLPFIVLTAFFGTAAMGQFGLSYRMTTIPVTLVAQSIGQVFFSRAAAARQTPELARLTAQTATTLLALGLPIFGALFVVAPQAFPLIFGPAWQEAGLYARLLAPYLLLSIVAQPLSTLLTVREWQKALLIFTVLELALRMGAIYWGIGTQQMYWAVFLFAASSALVAGLSLGLFFRAAGVRWGDFWSRVRPFVWLNLPILLLLGGLGHWFAGWSLLVWAGLLAGAVLVWTLMQLRKGGLQ from the coding sequence ATGACCCGGATCAAAGGTTTTTTTGCCCAGACCTCTTTTATGGGCAGTGCGGCCTTGCTGGCCAGCAGCACGGTATTGGGGCAGGGTCTGGTACTACTGGTGCAGCCTTTGCTTACGCGCATTTACCAGCCCGCAGACTTCGGCTGGTGGGCCTTGTATGGCTCTATCCTTTCCATGGCCGCAGTGGTCATCAACCTTCGCTACGAGCAAGCCATCCAGCTCCCCAAAGAGGAGCCGGAGGCCCGCCGCTTGCTGGTGCTGGCGGGGGGGGTGGGCTTGGTACTGAGCGCCCTGATTGGCCTGGCTTTCTGGCTCTTTCGGGGGATTTTTTCGGCCTGGCTGGGCTTCTCAATTCCAGGTTGGTTTGCCGCACTGGTAGGGGTGGGGCTGGCCTGTATAGCCCTGATGCAAGCAGGCAGCATGTGGGCTCTACGCCTGGCCCAGTTTGGTGTGCTGGCCCAGACCAAGTTTCAGCAAGGGCTGTGGCAGGCCCTGGCCCAGGTGGGGCTGGGGTTGGTGCTAAAGGGGCCGGGGGGGCTTTTGCTGGGGGATGTGCTGGGCCGCTTGGGGGGGGTACAGGCCTTGTGGCGGCTTTGGCCGCGCAGCCTCGAGGGCATTTCCTGGCCTGCTTTATTCCAGGTGGCCCGGCGCTACCGCAGCTTTCTTTTCTTCGGAACCAGCGCAGCTTTGCTGACAGCGGCCAGCTTTCACCTGCCGTTTATCGTCCTGACCGCTTTTTTTGGCACTGCCGCAATGGGGCAGTTTGGCCTTTCCTACCGCATGACCACCATCCCAGTCACCCTGGTGGCCCAGTCCATCGGGCAGGTGTTCTTCTCCCGAGCCGCCGCAGCCCGACAAACCCCGGAGCTGGCCCGGCTCACCGCCCAGACCGCAACCACACTACTGGCCCTGGGGCTACCCATCTTCGGCGCGCTGTTTGTGGTAGCACCCCAGGCCTTCCCGCTCATTTTCGGGCCAGCCTGGCAGGAAGCGGGGCTGTACGCCCGGCTGCTGGCGCCCTACTTGCTGCTTTCGATAGTAGCCCAGCCCCTGTCCACTTTGCTCACCGTGCGCGAATGGCAGAAAGCCCTGCTGATTTTTACCGTGCTCGAGCTGGCCTTGCGCATGGGGGCCATCTACTGGGGCATCGGCACCCAGCAGATGTACTGGGCTGTGTTTTTGTTTGCCGCCAGCAGCGCTTTGGTGGCCGGGCTCTCGTTGGGGCTATTCTTCAGGGCGGCAGGGGTACGCTGGGGGGATTTCTGGTCGAGGGTGCGGCCTTTCGTCTGGCTCAACCTACCCATCCTGCTGCTGTTGGGGGGGCTGGGGCACTGGTTTGCGGGCTGGAGCCTCTTGGTATGGGCCGGTCTGCTGGCCGGGGCGGTTCTGGTTTGGACGCTTATGCAACTGCGGAAGGGAGGTTTGCAATGA
- a CDS encoding lysoplasmalogenase, giving the protein MNEWSGLWLGWGGLSLLGLLWAEWRQRRALRALFKVLCSLGFLFFALSQGLEGWFARLVFTGLLLSAVGDVLLLFRSNRAFLAGLAAFLLAHLAYLGAFVQVGSPSPGSLLLVLLGGYFWLRWLWPHLAGWRGPVLAYAVVISLMLWAGLGVPQSQVWLGALLFYLSDLLVARERFVVQESLNPLLGLPLYYVAQYLLAGAVR; this is encoded by the coding sequence ATGAACGAATGGAGTGGGCTTTGGCTGGGATGGGGTGGTTTGAGCCTGCTGGGGTTGCTCTGGGCCGAGTGGCGGCAGCGGCGTGCTTTGCGGGCTCTTTTCAAGGTGCTCTGCTCGCTGGGGTTCTTGTTCTTTGCCCTAAGCCAGGGCCTCGAGGGTTGGTTCGCACGGCTTGTCTTTACAGGCTTGCTGCTGTCGGCGGTGGGAGACGTGCTCTTGCTGTTCAGGTCGAACCGGGCTTTTCTGGCGGGTCTGGCGGCCTTTTTGCTGGCTCATCTGGCCTACCTGGGGGCCTTTGTACAGGTGGGTTCACCGAGCCCGGGGAGCTTGCTGTTGGTGTTGCTGGGAGGATATTTCTGGCTGCGCTGGCTGTGGCCGCACCTGGCGGGCTGGCGGGGGCCGGTGCTGGCCTACGCGGTGGTCATCAGCCTGATGCTCTGGGCGGGCCTGGGGGTGCCCCAGTCCCAGGTTTGGCTGGGGGCGCTGCTTTTTTACCTCTCCGACCTGTTGGTGGCCCGGGAACGCTTTGTGGTGCAAGAATCCCTGAACCCCTTGCTGGGGCTGCCGCTGTACTACGTGGCGCAGTATTTGTTGGCCGGGGCGGTGCGTTGA
- a CDS encoding sugar phosphorylase: MTPTTDLEKMLEHLEFLYPGRGREVLEQLQALLKRYPGLARPAPKPPWSEKDAILITYADQITQAGEAPLQTLHRFLRQYLQGVFSGVHILPFYPYTSDDGFSVVDFKQVKPEWGTWEDIQAIAQDFRLMADLVCNHISASSAWFQAFLQDDPQYKDFFIVVEPGTDLSKVFRPRALPLLTPFQTKSGEKLVWTTFSTDQIDLNFANPSVLLEVLDALLFYVKNGAELIRLDAVGFIWKEIGTSCMHLEGAHRIVKLMRLVLNAVAPQVVLVTETNVPHKDNIAYFGNGQDEAQMVYQFPLPPLVLHTFRTGDAGKLAAWAAELEPPSEQTTFFNFLASHDGLGVVPAQGILAPEEIGALVQQALDHGGRVNYKDTPAGPVPYELCLTLFDALNHPHGDEGEDLRIERFIAAHAILLSLQGVPGIYFHSLLGSPSDHAALQESGINRRLNRHKFSGPELTGLLGNPQTRAHKVLRRLSHLLEVRASHPAFHPGAPQVVMESREVLRIIRGYRDRQVGCYINVTPKPQPINRVGRDLISGKYFAGQIPPYGVLWLV, encoded by the coding sequence ATGACCCCAACCACCGACCTCGAAAAAATGCTGGAGCACCTCGAGTTCCTCTACCCAGGCCGGGGTAGGGAGGTACTCGAACAACTACAAGCCCTGCTGAAGCGCTATCCCGGCCTTGCCCGTCCTGCCCCAAAACCCCCCTGGAGCGAAAAAGACGCCATCTTGATCACCTACGCCGATCAGATCACCCAGGCCGGGGAAGCCCCCCTGCAAACCCTGCACCGCTTTTTGCGCCAGTACTTACAAGGGGTGTTCTCCGGGGTGCATATCCTGCCCTTCTATCCCTACACCTCCGACGACGGCTTCAGCGTGGTGGACTTCAAGCAGGTCAAACCGGAGTGGGGCACCTGGGAGGACATCCAGGCCATTGCCCAGGACTTCCGCCTGATGGCCGATCTGGTCTGCAACCACATCTCGGCCTCGTCGGCGTGGTTCCAGGCCTTCCTACAAGACGATCCGCAGTACAAAGACTTTTTTATCGTGGTGGAGCCCGGCACCGACCTCTCCAAGGTCTTCCGGCCTCGAGCCCTACCTTTGCTGACCCCTTTCCAGACCAAAAGCGGCGAGAAGCTGGTCTGGACCACCTTTTCCACCGACCAGATCGACCTCAACTTTGCCAACCCCTCGGTGCTGCTGGAGGTGCTGGACGCGCTGTTGTTCTACGTAAAAAACGGCGCCGAGCTGATCCGGCTGGATGCGGTGGGGTTTATCTGGAAAGAGATCGGCACCTCTTGCATGCACCTGGAAGGGGCCCACCGCATCGTCAAGCTAATGCGGCTGGTGCTGAACGCAGTGGCACCGCAGGTAGTGCTGGTCACCGAGACCAATGTGCCGCATAAGGATAACATCGCTTACTTCGGCAACGGGCAGGATGAGGCCCAGATGGTCTACCAGTTCCCGCTGCCTCCGCTGGTGCTGCACACCTTCCGTACCGGCGACGCGGGCAAGCTGGCGGCCTGGGCAGCCGAGCTCGAGCCCCCCAGCGAACAGACCACCTTCTTCAACTTTCTGGCCTCCCACGATGGGCTGGGGGTGGTGCCGGCCCAGGGCATCCTGGCGCCCGAGGAAATCGGGGCCCTGGTGCAGCAGGCTCTGGATCATGGGGGCCGGGTCAACTACAAAGACACGCCCGCGGGCCCGGTGCCCTACGAACTCTGCCTGACCCTGTTCGATGCCCTGAACCATCCCCACGGCGACGAGGGCGAAGACCTTAGGATTGAGCGCTTTATAGCGGCCCACGCCATCCTCCTGAGCCTGCAAGGGGTGCCGGGCATTTATTTCCATAGCCTGCTGGGTTCGCCCTCCGACCACGCGGCCCTGCAAGAAAGCGGGATCAACCGCCGCCTCAACCGGCACAAGTTCAGCGGGCCGGAGCTTACGGGCCTGTTGGGTAATCCCCAGACCCGGGCCCACAAAGTTCTGCGTCGCCTAAGCCATCTCCTCGAGGTGCGGGCCTCGCACCCGGCTTTCCACCCGGGCGCCCCGCAGGTGGTGATGGAGTCCAGAGAAGTGCTGCGCATCATCCGCGGCTACCGCGACCGGCAGGTAGGCTGCTACATCAACGTGACCCCCAAGCCCCAGCCCATCAACCGCGTAGGGCGCGATCTGATTAGCGGGAAATATTTTGCCGGGCAGATTCCGCCGTATGGCGTGCTGTGGCTGGTTTGA
- a CDS encoding trehalase family glycosidase — MQIQESLEQEARRILRANDRGGFTIPTAGLYPFQWLWDAGFTALGWMQFDEQRAWAELESLFLGQWENGMLPHIVFHRPEPTYFPGPERWGVTRTPPTSAITQPPVVASFVRWMLEQAQDPAQAEAKARSLYPRILAYHRWFKRERDPENTGLVTVLHPWETGADNSPAWDEALARVEVDPALPPYTRRDTAHVDPSQRPHQAEYDRFLTLLEVYKRAGFDQLRLLRESPFRVASLLIDAVLHRANRDLLWLSERLGFGHEAEIAGWLRASQEGIESLWDEEAGLYFNRDLRTGEAIRVGVSASFLPLYAGTASPARALRLLRTLEDWAQQVHYLVPSTDPRSPRFEPQRYWRGPVWAVMNYLIALGLAEYGYPQMAERIRQDTLKLCEVAGFSEYFHPLSGQGLGGGAFSWTAAIYLVWR, encoded by the coding sequence ATGCAGATCCAGGAATCCCTCGAGCAAGAAGCCCGGCGCATCCTGCGCGCCAACGACCGGGGGGGCTTCACCATTCCCACCGCCGGCCTCTATCCGTTTCAGTGGCTGTGGGATGCAGGCTTTACCGCCCTGGGCTGGATGCAGTTTGATGAACAGCGGGCTTGGGCAGAGCTCGAGAGCCTCTTTTTGGGGCAGTGGGAGAACGGAATGTTGCCGCATATCGTCTTCCACCGGCCCGAACCCACCTACTTCCCCGGCCCCGAGCGCTGGGGGGTAACCCGCACCCCGCCCACCTCGGCCATCACCCAGCCGCCGGTGGTGGCGAGTTTTGTACGCTGGATGCTCGAGCAGGCCCAAGACCCGGCCCAAGCCGAGGCCAAGGCCCGGAGCCTCTATCCCAGAATCCTAGCCTACCACCGTTGGTTCAAGCGCGAACGCGACCCGGAGAATACCGGCCTGGTCACGGTGCTACACCCCTGGGAGACCGGCGCCGACAACAGCCCGGCCTGGGACGAGGCCCTGGCACGGGTCGAAGTGGATCCGGCACTGCCGCCCTATACCCGGCGCGATACCGCCCACGTAGACCCCAGCCAGCGCCCCCATCAGGCCGAATACGACCGCTTTTTGACCCTGCTCGAGGTCTACAAGCGGGCCGGCTTTGACCAGCTTCGCCTGCTACGCGAAAGCCCGTTCCGGGTGGCGAGTCTGCTCATTGACGCGGTACTGCACCGGGCCAACCGCGACCTCTTGTGGCTTTCGGAGCGGTTGGGTTTTGGTCACGAAGCCGAGATTGCTGGGTGGCTAAGGGCCAGCCAGGAGGGCATCGAAAGCCTCTGGGACGAGGAAGCGGGGCTTTACTTCAACCGCGACCTCCGCACTGGCGAGGCCATCCGGGTAGGGGTTTCAGCCTCCTTCCTGCCCCTCTACGCCGGAACGGCCAGCCCGGCCCGAGCCCTTCGCCTGCTACGCACCCTAGAGGATTGGGCCCAGCAGGTGCACTACCTGGTGCCCAGCACCGACCCCCGTAGCCCCCGCTTCGAACCCCAACGCTACTGGCGCGGCCCGGTCTGGGCAGTGATGAACTATCTGATTGCCCTGGGTTTGGCCGAGTACGGCTACCCCCAGATGGCCGAGCGTATTCGTCAAGATACCCTGAAGCTGTGCGAGGTCGCGGGTTTTAGCGAGTACTTCCATCCTTTGAGCGGACAGGGACTAGGGGGCGGTGCGTTCTCTTGGACGGCAGCCATATACTTGGTCTGGCGCTAA